The Polyangium aurulentum genomic interval ACGAGACCATGGAGGACTACTCGCTGCGCTATGCGCCGAGGACCTTCCGCAAATGGTCCCCCCTCCTGCTCGCCAACACCGCGCTCGGCGGGATCTCGTTTCTCGCGCTCGAGGCGATCGGCGGCAAGCTCGTCATCGAGTACGGTTTTCAGAACTCGTTCTGGGCGATCGTGGTCTGCAGCGCGATCATCTTTTTGACGGGCCTGCCGATCTCGTATTACTCGGCCAAATACAACCTCGACATGGATCTGCTGACCCGAGGGGCCGGGTTCGGCTACATCGGGTCGACGATCACGTCGCTCATCTACGCCTCGTTCACGTTCATCTTCTTCGCGCTCGAGGCCTCGATCATGGCCCAGGCGCTCGAGCTCGCCTTTGGTTTGCCGCTCAGCCTGGGGTATCTCTTCTCGTCGCTCCTCATCATCCCGCTCGTCCTCTTCGGCGTCACGCTGATCAACAAGTTCCAGCTCTGGACACAGCCTTTGTGGCTCGTCTTGATGGTCTTGCCCTTCTTGTACGTGCACCAGAAAGACCCCGGGGCGCTCGCGGGCTGGACGAGCTTCGCGGGGGCGTCGCCGAGCGGCAGCGGGTTCGATCCGATCCTCTTCGGGCTCGCGGCGAACGTGTCCTTTTCGTTGATCGTCCAGATCGGCGAGCAGGTCGATTACCTCAGGTTCATGCCCGACCCGAAGAAGGGCAAGCGGTGGGGCTGGTGGCTCGCGCTGCTCGCGGCGGGCCCCGGGTGGATCGTGCTCGGGGGCGCAAAGCAGCTCGCGGGCGCTTTTCTGGCCTCGCTCGCGATAAGGCACGGCACGAGCCTCGACAAGGCCGTCGAGCCGGTGCGGATGTACCTGACCGGCTACGAGTACGTCTTCTCGCAAAAGAACCTGGTGCTCGCCGCGGCCGTCGCGTTCGTCATCGTATCGCAGGTCAAGATCAACGTGACGAACGCCTACGCGGGCTCGCTCGCGTGGTCGAACTTCTTCTCGCGCCTGTCGCACAGCCACCCGGGCCGCGTGGTGTGGCTCGTGTTCAACGTGGCGATCGCGCTCCTGCTCATGGTGTTCGGGGTGTTCCACACCCTGGACAAGGTGCTCGCGCTCTATTCGAACGTCGCGATCGCGTGGATTGGCGCCATCGTGGCCGATCTCGTGGTGAACAAGCCGCTCGGGCTGTCCCCGCGCTACATCGAGTTCAAGCGGGCGCACCTCTACGACATCAATCCCGTGGGCGTCGGGGCCATGGGCGCCGCGTCGGTCGTGTCGATGCTCTGCTACGCCGGGCTCTTCGGGACCGAGCCCAAGGCGTTCTCGTCGTTCATCGCGCTCGGGCTCGCGTTCGTGCTCGCGCCGGTCATCGCCATCGTCACGAAGGGCCGATACTACATCGCCCGCGAGAACACGCATTACCCGAGCAACAAGGCCGAGGGCAGCGAGCCCTGCTGCATCTGCGAGCACGCGTACGAGCCGCAGGACATGGCCCATTGCCCCGTGTACGACGGCCCCATCTGCTCGCTCTGCTGCACGCTCGACGGGCGGTGCCACGACGCGTGCAAGGACGACGCGCCGAGGTCGGGCATCGTGGCTGCTTTCTTCGCCGACAAACTCGCGCCGCGGCTCGGGGCGCGCTTCATTCGCTTCCTCGCG includes:
- a CDS encoding ATP-binding protein; the protein is MQLIKQIVRERREYNNWVANETMEDYSLRYAPRTFRKWSPLLLANTALGGISFLALEAIGGKLVIEYGFQNSFWAIVVCSAIIFLTGLPISYYSAKYNLDMDLLTRGAGFGYIGSTITSLIYASFTFIFFALEASIMAQALELAFGLPLSLGYLFSSLLIIPLVLFGVTLINKFQLWTQPLWLVLMVLPFLYVHQKDPGALAGWTSFAGASPSGSGFDPILFGLAANVSFSLIVQIGEQVDYLRFMPDPKKGKRWGWWLALLAAGPGWIVLGGAKQLAGAFLASLAIRHGTSLDKAVEPVRMYLTGYEYVFSQKNLVLAAAVAFVIVSQVKINVTNAYAGSLAWSNFFSRLSHSHPGRVVWLVFNVAIALLLMVFGVFHTLDKVLALYSNVAIAWIGAIVADLVVNKPLGLSPRYIEFKRAHLYDINPVGVGAMGAASVVSMLCYAGLFGTEPKAFSSFIALGLAFVLAPVIAIVTKGRYYIARENTHYPSNKAEGSEPCCICEHAYEPQDMAHCPVYDGPICSLCCTLDGRCHDACKDDAPRSGIVAAFFADKLAPRLGARFIRFLAIFSAIAGIAALLFWLFYQGAEFPKTERAHLYTTFVKLYAAVVVLIGVGAWWLVLSWESRELVEEELDRQNAELQQEIAEHKKTEAALSLARAQAEAHAKTAENASQAKSQFLASMSHELRTPLNAIIGYSEMLTEEAEDGGYEGAVPDLKKIHQAGKQLLALINDILDLSKIEASRMVLSPEPFDLQSALDEVRGTVQPMVDKNGNTLVLERPEGPIRMFADVTRVHQILNNLLSNAAKFTSEGRIFLRVAKDDSLGRAGVRIEVEDEGIGISPEQQARLFQPFSQADASTARKYGGTGLGLSIVKRLVELMEGKVTMQSEQGKGTTFTVILPLREGETQGPMSMRTPTPGA